A genomic region of Pyrus communis chromosome 14, drPyrComm1.1, whole genome shotgun sequence contains the following coding sequences:
- the LOC137716441 gene encoding PH, RCC1 and FYVE domains-containing protein 1 has product MSRTERMGSDLSRTGPIERDIEQAITALKKGACLLKYGRRGKPKFCPFRLSNDESVLIWFSGKEEKHLKLSHVSRIISGQRTPIFQRYPRPEKEYQSFSLIYSDRSLDLICKDKDEAEVWFSGLKALISRSHHRKWRTESRSDGIPSEANSPRTYTRRSSPLHSPFGSNDSLQKDSADHLRLHSPYESPPKNGLDKALSDVILYAVPPKGFFPPDSASASVHSVSSGGSDGAPGQMKAMAMDAFRVSLSSAVSSSSQGSGHDDGDALGDVFMWGEGTGDGVVGGGSHRVGSCFGAKMDSLLPKALESKVVLDVQNIACGGRHAALVTKQGEIFSWGEESGGRLGHGVDVDVLQPKLIDALSNINIELVACGEYHTCAVTLSGDLYTWGDGTYNFGLLGHGNEVSHWVPKRVNGPLEAIHVSSISCGPWHTAVVTSAGQLFTFGDGTFGVLGHGDRKSVSIPREIESLKGLRTVQAACGVWHTAAVVEVMVGNSSASNCSLGKLFTWGDGDNGRLGHGDKEAKLVPTCVAALVEPNFCRVACGHSMTVALTTSGHVYTMGSPVYGQLGNPQADGKLPTRVEGKLSKSYVEEIACGTYHVAVLTSRPEVYTWGKGANGRLGHGNIDDRNSPTLVEALKDKQVQSIACGANFTAVICLHKWVSGVDQSMCSGCRLPFNFKRKRHNCYNCGLVFCHSCSSKKSLKVSMAPNPSKPYRVCDNCFNKLRKAAETGTSSQTSVSRRGSMNQGSNELIDKDDKLDSRSRVQLCRFSSMESLKHVETRSSKKNKKLEFNSGRVSPVPNGGSQWGALNISKTFNPVFGSSKKFFSASVPGSRIISRATSPISRRPSPPRSTTPTPTLGGLTSPKIVVDDAKRTNESLSQEVIKLRSQVESLTRKAQLKEVELERTTKQLKEAIAIAGAETAKCKAAKEVIQSLTAQLKDMAERLPVGAVRNIKSPSLASSWGSDPSNEVSIPLIDRLNGQVTFQEPDSNGSNIQLLSNGSNTTSNRSSSHNKQGHLDVATRNGNKIKENESHHETEWVEQDEPGVYITLTSLPGGAKDLKRVRFSRKRFSEKQAEQWWAENRARVYEQYNVRMVDKSSVGIGSEDLAR; this is encoded by the exons atgtCGCGGACCGAGAGGATGGGTTCGGATCTTAGCAGGACCGGCCCCATTGAAAGAGACATCGAGCAG GCTATTACTGCTCTAAAGAAAGGGGCATGCCTGCTCAAGTATGGAAGAAGGGGGAAGCCAAAGTTTTGTCCATTTCGTCTTTCCAAT GATGAATCCGTTCTAATATGGTTCTCTGGGAAAGAGGAAAAGCACCTTAAACTAAGCCATGTGTCTAGAATTATTTCTGGGCAACGCACT CCAATCTTTCAAAGGTATCCACGGCCTGAGAAGGAGTACCAGTCATTTTCCTTAATATATAGTGACAGATCACTAGATTTG ATTTGCAAAGATAAAGATGAAGCTGAGGTTTGGTTTAGTGGCTTAAAAGCATTGATATCCCGAAGCCATCATAGAAAATGGAGAACAGAGTCAAGGAGTGATGGAATTCCATCTGAAGCAAATAGCCCTAGAACATACACGCGGAGAAGCTCTCCTCTACATTCTCCATTTGGTAGCAACGATAGCTTACAGAAG GATAGTGCAGATCACCTTCGCCTTCATAGTCCATATGAAAGTCCTCCTAAAAATGGTCTGGATAAGGCACTTTCAGATGTGATACTGTATGCTGTTCCTCCCAAGGGTTTCTTCCCTCCAGATTCGGCTAGTGCTTCAGTACATTCTGTGTCATCTGGTGGCTCAGATGGTGCACCTGGGCAGATGAAGGCAATGGCAATGGATGCTTTTAGAGTTAGTCTATCCAGTGCTGTTAGCTCATCAAGCCAAGGTTCTGGTCATGATGATGGTGATGCCTTGGGAGATGTTTTCATGTGGGGAGAAGGCACAGGAGATGGTGTTGTGGGTGGTGGTTCTCACAGAGTTGGAAGCTGTTTTGGTGCCAAAATGGATTCTTTGTTGCCCAAAGCCTTAGAATCTAAAGTCGTACTTGACGTCCAAAACATTGCCTGTGGTGGTCGTCATGCTGCTTTAGTAACTAAGCAAGGGGAGATTTTTTCTTGGGGAGAGGAGTCAGGGGGCAGGCTTGGCCATGGTGTAGATGTTGATGTTTTGCAACCAAAGCTCATTGATGCACTTAGTAATATCAACATTGAGCTTGTTGCTTGTGGTGAGTACCATACTTGTGCTGTTACCCTTTCTGGTGATCTGTACACATGGGGTGATGGAACTTACAATTTTGGTCTACTTGGACATGGAAATGAAGTGAGCCATTGGGTCCCCAAAAGAGTAAATGGACCCTTGGAGGCTATACATGTCTCATCCATATCTTGTGGACCCTGGCACACAGCAGTTGTAACATCCGCTGGGCAGTTGTTTACTTTTGGTGATGGCACATTTGGTGTTCTGGGCCATGGTGATCGGAAAAGTGTTTCAATTCCCAGGGAAATAGAATCCCTAAAGGGCCTTCGCACTGTACAAGCAGCTTGTGGCGTTTGGCATACTGCTGCAGTTGTAGAAGTCATGGTTGGGAATTCAAGTGCCAGCAACTGTTCATTAGGAAAGCTGTTCACTTGGGGAGATGGTGATAATGGTAGGCTTGGGCATGGTGACAAGGAAGCAAAACTTGTGCCTACCTGTGTTGCTGCTCTTGTTGAACCCAATTTTTGTCGAGTTGCTTGTGGACATAGTATGACAGTTGCTCTTACAACATCTGGTCATGTCTACACAATGGGAAGTCCTGTTTATGGCCAGTTAGGAAATCCTCAAGCTGATGGAAAGCTCCCAACTCGAGTTGAGGGAAAGCTCTCCAAAAGTTATGTGGAAGAGATTGCTTGTGGTACCTATCATGTTGCAGTTTTAACTTCAAGACCTGAAGTGTATACTTGGGGAAAAGGAGCAAATGGTCGTTTAGGTCATGGAAATATAGATGACCGGAACTCCCCAACACTAGTTGAAGCTCTGAAAGATAAGCAAGTCCAGAGTATTGCTTGTGGTGCTAATTTTACTGCAGTTATTTGCCTTCATAAATGGGTTTCAGGAGTTGATCAGTCAATGTGTTCGGGTTGCCGGCttccttttaattttaaaagaaaacgcCATAATTGTTATAATTGTGGGCTTGTTTTTTGTCATTCTTGCAGCAGTAAGAAATCACTCAAGGTTTCCATGGCCCCAAATCCCAGCAAACCTTATCGTGTCTGTGATAATTGTTTTAATAAACTGAGAAAAGCTGCTGAAACTGGCACTTCATCACAGACCTCTGTAAGCAGAAGAGGAAGTATGAATCAGGGGTCAAATGAGCTTATTGATAAAGATGATAAGTTGGACTCCAGATCTCGGGTGCAACTTTGCAGGTTTTCTTCAATGGAATCTCTGAAGCATGTGGAAACCCGttcatcaaagaaaaataagaaactagAATTTAACAGTGGTCGAGTCTCACCTGTTCCAAATGGAGGCTCACAGTGGGGAGCTCTTAATATTTCTAAAACTTTTAATCCAGTGTTTGGGTCATCCAAGAAGTTTTTCTCAGCTTCTGTTCCTGGATCAAGAATCATTTCTCGAGCTACATCCCCAATTTCAAGGCGCCCCAGCCCACCTCGTTCTACAACACCAACTCCAACTCTGGGAGGACTCACATCGCCAAAGATTGTTGTAGATGATGCTAAAAGGACAAATGAAAGCCTTAGCCAGGAGGTTATCAAACTAAGATCACAG GTTGAAAGTCTTACTCGAAAAGCCCAACTAAAAGAAGTTGAGCTGGAAAGAACAACTAAACAGCTGAAGGAAGCAATAGCAATTGCAGGTGCGGAGACTGCAAAATGCAAAGCAGCAAAGGAAGTGATCCAGTCACTTACTGCCCAA TTGAAGGACATGGCTGAAAGGCTGCCTGTTGGAGCAGTGCGGAATATCAAATCACCCTCTCTAGCTTCTTCCTGGGGTTCTGATCCTTCCAATGAAGTTTCTATTCCTCTGATTGACCGATTGAACGGTCAAGTAACATTCCAAGAACCAGACTCCAATGGATCAAACATCCAATTGCTTTCCAATGGGTCCAACACCACCAGTAACCGCAGTTCAAGTCACAACAAACAAGGACATCTAGATGTAGCAACCAGAAATGggaacaaaattaaagaaaacgaATCTCATCATGAAACTGAATGGGTTGAGCAAGATGAGCCTGGTGTATACATCACACTTACTTCCCTACCAGGAGGTGCCAAGGATCTCAAGCGAGTTCGTTTCAG TCGGAAGCGATTTAGTGAGAAACAAGCAGAACAGTGGTGGGCAGAGAACCGAGCAAGAGTATATGAACAATACAATGTGCGCATGGTAGACAAGTCTAGTGTAGGCATTGGGAGCGAGGACTTGGCTCGCTGA
- the LOC137716442 gene encoding pentatricopeptide repeat-containing protein At5g27110: protein MDTTKLLCLLRMCISSKSLKQGKLVHQKILTLGLQNDPALCKNLMDFYFSCHFYDSAKLVFQSIENPTSISLWNGLMTAYTKNFMFNKALDLFGGLLRYPYLCPDSYTYPSVLKACGALGEVSLGKMIHIHLIKIGFVSDIVVASSLVCMYAKCNIFECAIRLFDEMPERDVACWNTVISCYYQDGQARKAIDLYEKMRNSGFIPNSVTLTTVISSCARLSDLERGMEIHKELIKSRLVLDSFVCSALVDMYGKCGCLDMAKQVFEQIPIKNVISWNSMITAYSVSGDSRSCIQLFRRMNDEGTSPTLTTFSSILLAGSRSAQLQHGKFIHAFIIRNNIEADIYIYSSLLDLYFMCGSVSSAKNVFEKMPKTNTASWNVMISGYVKVGHYFGALATYDEMKVAGVRPNAITVTSILSACSQLAALEKGKEIHRTLIDSELETNEIVMGALLDMYAKCGVVDEALNVFNRLPDRDLVSWTSMITAYGAHGQALEALKLFGEMQQSYAKPDGVTLLAVLSACSHVGLVDEGCHYFSQMITNYGIKPRVEHYSCLMDLLGRAGRLNEAYQLLQRTPEIREDIDLLSTLFSACRLHKDIDLGVKIAGLLMEKNPDDPSTFIMLSNIYASVKKWDEVRKVRLKMKELGLRKNPGCSWIEINKRIQPFFVEDKSHSQSEMVYECLASLASHMERDELFPNRAADI from the coding sequence ATGGACACCACAAAACTATTATGTCTCTTAAGAATGTGTATTAGTTCCAAGTCGCTGAAGCAAGGCAAGCTCGTCCACCAAAAGATTCTCACTCTAGGCTTACAGAATGACCCTGCTCTTTGCAAAAACCTGATGGACTTTTACTTCTCTTGCCATTTTTATGACTCTGCAAAGCTTGTTTTCCAATCCATTGAAAACCCAACCAGTATTTCCCTGTGGAATGGCCTCATGACAGCTTATACCAAGAACTTCATGTTCAACAAAGCTCTTGACCTCTTTGGCGGTTTGCTGCGCTACCCTTATCTTTGTCCTGATAGTTACACTTATCCAAGTGTCCTTAAAGCCTGTGGTGCATTGGGTGAAGTTAGTTTGGGAAAAATGATCCATATCCATTTGATAAAGATCGGTTTTGTATCAGATATTGTTGTTGCCAGCTCTCTTGTGTGCATGTATGCTAAATGCAACATTTTTGAGTGTGCTATACGgctgtttgatgaaatgcccgAGAGAGATGTGGCATGTTGGAATACTGTAATTTCTTGTTATTATCAAGATGGGCAAGCTCGTAAGGCAATAGACTTGTATGAAAAGATGAGGAATTCTGGATTTATACCCAATTCAGTAACACTTACGACTGTTATTTCATCGTGTGCAAGACTTTCAGATTTAGAGAGAGGTATGGAGATTCACAAGGAGTTGATAAAAAGTCGCTTGGTTTTGGATTCCTTTGTTTGTTCTGCTCTTGTGGATATGTATGGAAAATGCGGATGTTTAGATATGGCAAAACAGGTTTTTGAGCAAATCCCAATAAAGAATGTAATTTCTTGGAATTCTATGATCACAGCATACAGTGTATCAGGTGACAGTAGATCCTGTATCCAACTTTTTAGAAGGATGAATGATGAAGGAACGAGTCCCACGTTAACTACTTTTAGTAGCATACTGTTGGCTGGTTCAAGGTCAGCCCAACTACAGCACGGAAAATTCATACATGCGTTTATTATAAGAAACAATATTGAGGCTGATATCTACATTTACAGCTCGCTCCTAGATCTCTACTTCATGTGTGGAAGTGTCTCATCAGCTAAAAATGTCTTTGAAAAGATGCCGAAGACAAACACAGCTTCTTGGAATGTTATGATTTCTGGATATGTGAAAGTGGGTCATTATTTTGGGGCTCTGGCCACGTATGATGAAATGAAAGTAGCTGGTGTAAGGCCAAATGCCATCACAGTAACTAGTATTTTATCGGCTTGTTCGCAACTTGCAGCACTGGAAAAGGGTAAGGAGATTCACAGAACTCTCATTGATAGTGAGTTGGAAACCAACGAAATAGTGATGGGGGCTCTCCTTGATATGTATGCTAAATGCGGTGTGGTGGATGAAGCACTTAATGTTTTTAATAGATTACCAGATAGAGACCTTGTGTCATGGACCTCCATGATCACTGCATACGGAGCTCATGGTCAAGCTTTAGAAGCTTTAAAGCTTTTTGGTGAAATGCAGCAGTCCTATGCAAAGCCTGATGGAGTTACTCTTCTTGCGGTTCTATCTGCTTGTAGCCACGTGGGGCTAGTTGACGAAGGTTGTCACTATTTCAGTCAGATGATCACCAATTATGGAATTAAACCTAGAGTGGAACATTACTCTTGTTTGATGGATCTTCTTGGACGTGCTGGAAGGTTGAATGAAGCATATCAACTTTTGCAAAGAACTCCAGAAATTAGGGAGGACATTGACTTGTTAAGCACACTATTTTCCGCTTGTCGTTTGCACAAGGATATAGATTTGGGTGTGAAAATCGCAGGGTTGTTAATGGAGAAGAATCCCGATGATCCTTCAACTTTTATTATGTTGTCAAATATTTATGCTTCTGTAAAGAAATGGGATGAAGTGCGGAAGGTGAGATTAAAGATGAAAGAATTAGGATTAAGGAAAAATCCGGGCTGTAGCTGGATTGAGATTAACAAGAGGATCCAGCCTTTCTTTGTTGAAGACAAGTCCCACTCACAATCAGAAATGGTATATGAATGTCTCGCAAGTCTTGCCAGTCACATGGAGAGAGATGAGTTGTTTCCAAATAGAGCAGCAGATATATGA